The following coding sequences are from one Methanosarcina sp. WWM596 window:
- the tnpB gene encoding IS200/IS605 family element RNA-guided endonuclease TnpB — protein MMQAFKFRLYPTTTQAIQLNQHIGSCRFVYNWALDQKIKTYEQTGESISRFDLNKLIPILKASNEWLGEVNSQSLQGMTKQVESAFTRFFREKTGFPKFKSKKNPIQSFPVPQHYTVNFENNTIKLPKIEPIKAVLHRKFEGEPKTATVSRTCKGHYYISILVEDGKELPVKEAFTESTTVGIDVGIKDFAVLSTGEKVENPKYLKNSLKRLKVLQKRVSRKQKGSKNRAKAKRRLAVLHDKITNQRNDFQNKLSFRLVSENQAVALETLNVKGMVKNHHLAQAISDSAWSSFVTKLEYKAQWFGKTVLRIGQFEPSSKLCSVCGYHNKELQLKDREWICPDCKTKHHRDINAAINIKKFALIDQNLIGL, from the coding sequence ATGATGCAAGCGTTCAAATTTAGACTCTATCCTACAACTACACAAGCTATTCAATTGAATCAGCATATAGGTAGCTGTAGATTTGTCTATAATTGGGCACTTGACCAGAAAATTAAAACTTATGAGCAGACAGGGGAATCAATTTCCAGATTTGACTTAAACAAATTAATTCCTATTCTAAAGGCTTCTAATGAGTGGTTAGGAGAAGTTAACTCTCAATCATTACAGGGGATGACTAAGCAGGTTGAATCCGCTTTCACTAGATTCTTTAGAGAGAAAACAGGGTTTCCAAAGTTCAAATCAAAAAAGAATCCGATACAGTCTTTCCCTGTACCTCAACACTACACTGTAAACTTTGAAAATAATACTATCAAGCTTCCTAAAATAGAACCAATTAAAGCAGTTCTTCACAGGAAGTTTGAAGGAGAGCCTAAAACGGCTACGGTATCAAGGACATGTAAAGGACATTACTACATCAGTATCCTTGTTGAAGATGGAAAAGAACTTCCAGTAAAGGAAGCTTTCACAGAATCAACAACAGTAGGAATTGATGTAGGTATCAAAGACTTTGCTGTCCTTTCAACAGGAGAAAAGGTTGAGAATCCAAAGTACTTGAAAAACTCTCTTAAAAGGCTCAAAGTATTACAGAAAAGAGTCTCAAGGAAACAGAAAGGCTCTAAGAACAGGGCAAAAGCTAAACGAAGACTTGCTGTACTCCATGACAAAATAACAAATCAGAGAAATGACTTCCAGAACAAACTCTCTTTTAGACTTGTTAGCGAAAACCAAGCTGTAGCTCTGGAAACTCTAAATGTTAAAGGCATGGTTAAGAATCATCACTTAGCACAGGCTATAAGTGATTCTGCGTGGAGTAGTTTTGTAACAAAGTTGGAATATAAGGCTCAATGGTTTGGAAAAACCGTCCTGAGAATTGGACAATTTGAACCCTCTTCTAAGCTATGTAGTGTGTGTGGATACCACAATAAAGAGCTTCAGCTAAAAGACAGAGAATGGATTTGTCCAGACTGTAAAACCAAACACCATAGAGACATTAATGCCGCTATCAATATCAAAAAATTCGCTCTCATAGATCAGAATCTAATTGGATTATGA
- a CDS encoding FmdE family protein — MEVGAEKLDFNDANFDTAVKFHGHICPGISIGYRVAMLAAERFEDRSKDEELVAIVENRSCAVDAIQAINGCTCGKGNLIFKEHGKHVYTFFKRGDKKALRISLKPDALPQDDKHTTLFAKLRAGTATPEEAKEFQASHDAKSQRILEMPEEEIFRVSEVEIEPPEKAIIYPTVICSKCGEGFMEPLGRVKNGEIVCISCFEAKDE; from the coding sequence ATGGAAGTAGGAGCTGAAAAACTGGATTTCAATGACGCTAATTTTGATACCGCTGTAAAGTTCCACGGACATATTTGCCCCGGTATTTCTATAGGGTACAGAGTGGCTATGCTGGCTGCAGAACGTTTTGAGGACAGGAGCAAAGATGAAGAACTTGTTGCAATTGTGGAAAACCGGTCATGTGCGGTAGATGCGATTCAGGCGATCAACGGCTGCACCTGCGGGAAAGGAAATCTCATATTTAAAGAGCACGGAAAGCATGTATATACATTTTTCAAGAGAGGAGACAAAAAAGCCCTGAGAATTTCCCTGAAACCCGACGCCCTCCCCCAGGACGATAAACACACAACACTTTTCGCAAAACTGAGAGCAGGCACTGCAACTCCCGAAGAAGCAAAAGAGTTTCAGGCTTCACATGATGCAAAAAGCCAGAGAATCCTGGAAATGCCAGAAGAAGAAATTTTCCGTGTCAGTGAAGTGGAAATCGAGCCTCCGGAAAAAGCCATAATCTACCCTACCGTCATATGCAGTAAGTGCGGAGAAGGCTTTATGGAACCCCTGGGAAGGGTGAAAAATGGAGAAATAGTTTGCATCTCCTGTTTTGAGGCAAAAGATGAATGA
- a CDS encoding adenosylcobinamide amidohydrolase, with the protein MAGAIITATEAKGLALSEMGYGFLGTTTDAVIVAYQNGLGPYLEYSGSYTDFGRKITRTVFECVKEGVTKTMKELESDETKI; encoded by the coding sequence ATGGCAGGTGCTATAATTACTGCCACGGAAGCTAAGGGGCTTGCTCTCTCTGAAATGGGGTACGGGTTTTTAGGGACCACAACCGATGCAGTTATTGTAGCATATCAGAATGGTTTGGGACCATATCTCGAATATTCAGGTTCTTATACGGACTTTGGCAGGAAGATCACAAGAACGGTTTTTGAATGTGTAAAAGAAGGGGTGACAAAAACTATGAAGGAACTTGAATCTGATGAAACTAAAATATAG
- a CDS encoding cobaltochelatase subunit CobN, which yields MLGAKNNTEALEAVLVEDNPGVTVNLYNATEANSTDFSSEKVLFLASLDEGALAKINSKLNQSAHIVSYDLPEGFDPGNSNDSNMTELWETGGYHNIKTLIRYMNDTFYGGGVQVPEKLEVAFVFSRESAVLTMDKVALDPEFPGVINISTYFGRSNEDLSFDLSDKDIVIMRDLDAQVIEAISPTVNQAKANGAYVISVGSLIQSYNLHNVNLSDPNYADITEYFTYDSEENFKRLSTFVGVKFAGSYEVIEEAVSRPLYGLYHPDAPEIFSSPAEYLDWYGTVGYDPVKPTVGIVCDSFKYIEDRDGPLVEALVDSFESAGCNVVVVTYSYKDSGSRDYLMLNGSCIADSVVIISRGSRFNYFDSYQGIEDLKTWNVTPLNGIRLFYDVSAEEWENSSHGVGPEQTYQLSVAEMDGIIEPIVIGCKDPSIGDSVYYPIDYQVEWLVNRTISWTALHHKSNFEKKIVIPYYAAEAGKAEIGADIDYYLDAQASLANLLLAMKERGYNLGNDNLPDRDELAKIMLERGHNVGVWAPGVLDSLVENGDVILIPEARYLEWFGALPEKKQAEMEDIWGPAPGEIMVWENGTGKYLVIPKIEYGNVLLAPDPMWGWDQDESVTYYDGSISPTHQCLAFYKYMGEEYGADALFTIFSSIEMMPGKESGLSAKDWGAILLQDMPIVHVLPMDAEGIFDRRRANMLVVDFLTPTIVPSGLYGNLTLLQQDISLFEQASDPAVKAEYRELILNATRELCLDTDLEVDFESIAGNETKTDAFIEDLDAYLGELKTVYMPYGSHTLSEPPEGESLVAMVEAMLGDDFKAHVEELNSTEGLATVLLNETILSGKTAEEAQNLVLGMTSENVTSDLELALEYTERINACAIEIPRILDALEGKYIPPGPAGDPVRNPDALPTGRNLCTFDDRLIPTKAAWNVGAKLGDELLKKRLVENGTYPEKVSFLLWSIETSRNQGTMESEIFYLLGVKPVWDSKGRVQDVELIDSDELGRPRIDILVTTSGSYRDMYASRLQLTDRAVKLAANAPDNETYPNYVKQNSRETKEALLAAGYNQETAENLSTSRIFCPPPGSYTPGIENAISGADWENREEIADLYINRMGYIYGENIWGEQYTDIFRENLADVEVGVFSRTSNVYGVLEHPMVAAYFGGLSMAVESVRGSSPDLYINNLRNSGQEGMETLQHFLSRDLRSRYMNPTWVEGMMQDGYDGTRYMNSFVENMRVWEVATPDLVTEDMWNEVYKTYLQDQYEMGVTEHLKNTNPYAYQSITLNLLESVRREDWNPPDEVLKELAREYAESVVKDGVTCCHHTCGNPFLNSYVSGLVSVPGFTEAIEEATQASLEQDTLQKHSSKGHQTSVAEKLNQANSTSRYVDSNQTVLNSDAGYGVNSPEPAPEVQKAADSNYVEGYEMQKEAVENEDSGGMSFSGADILGTLFVLVAAGGIYLGMRKKKL from the coding sequence GTGCTGGGAGCGAAGAACAACACGGAGGCACTTGAAGCTGTGCTAGTGGAAGATAACCCGGGAGTAACTGTAAATCTCTATAATGCCACCGAGGCAAATTCCACGGACTTCAGTTCGGAAAAGGTACTCTTTTTGGCCTCCCTTGACGAGGGGGCCCTCGCAAAAATCAATAGTAAGCTGAACCAGAGTGCACACATCGTTTCTTATGACCTTCCCGAAGGGTTTGACCCTGGGAACTCAAACGACTCGAATATGACGGAGCTCTGGGAAACCGGAGGGTACCACAACATAAAAACGCTCATAAGATACATGAATGATACGTTTTATGGAGGAGGCGTTCAGGTTCCGGAAAAGCTTGAAGTTGCTTTTGTCTTTTCCAGGGAAAGTGCCGTACTGACGATGGATAAAGTGGCTCTTGACCCGGAGTTCCCAGGGGTCATTAATATCAGTACGTACTTCGGGCGTTCCAATGAGGACCTTAGCTTCGATCTCAGTGATAAGGACATTGTAATAATGAGAGACCTTGATGCTCAGGTAATAGAAGCTATTTCTCCGACTGTCAATCAGGCAAAAGCCAACGGGGCTTATGTTATCAGTGTGGGAAGCCTGATCCAGTCTTACAACCTGCACAATGTCAACCTCTCGGACCCGAATTATGCTGATATTACTGAATATTTCACATATGATTCGGAAGAAAACTTCAAGAGGCTTTCTACTTTTGTGGGAGTTAAGTTTGCAGGGAGTTATGAAGTGATCGAAGAGGCCGTTTCCCGTCCTTTATACGGGCTTTACCATCCGGATGCTCCGGAAATTTTTTCATCTCCTGCTGAGTACCTTGACTGGTATGGCACGGTGGGCTATGACCCTGTAAAGCCCACTGTAGGGATTGTATGTGATAGTTTCAAGTACATCGAAGACAGGGACGGGCCACTTGTGGAGGCTCTTGTTGATTCTTTCGAGTCAGCTGGTTGCAATGTGGTTGTTGTTACTTATTCCTACAAAGATTCGGGTTCCCGGGACTACTTAATGCTGAACGGAAGCTGTATCGCAGACAGTGTGGTCATAATTTCTCGAGGCTCTAGATTTAACTATTTCGACTCCTATCAGGGCATCGAAGATCTCAAGACCTGGAATGTGACTCCCCTGAATGGGATTCGCCTTTTCTATGATGTGAGTGCAGAGGAATGGGAAAACTCCTCTCACGGCGTCGGTCCCGAGCAAACTTATCAGCTTTCGGTTGCGGAGATGGATGGGATCATCGAGCCCATTGTGATCGGTTGTAAGGACCCTTCTATTGGAGATTCAGTTTATTATCCCATCGACTACCAGGTAGAATGGCTGGTAAACAGGACAATTTCCTGGACTGCACTCCACCACAAATCAAACTTCGAAAAGAAGATTGTAATCCCCTATTACGCTGCAGAAGCCGGAAAAGCTGAAATTGGAGCTGATATTGACTACTACCTGGACGCCCAGGCAAGCCTTGCAAACCTCCTTTTAGCAATGAAGGAAAGGGGATACAACCTAGGAAACGACAACCTTCCGGACAGGGATGAACTTGCCAAAATCATGCTGGAAAGAGGGCATAATGTGGGGGTATGGGCTCCCGGTGTTCTCGATTCCCTTGTTGAAAATGGGGATGTTATCCTCATCCCTGAAGCCAGGTATCTTGAATGGTTCGGAGCTCTTCCTGAAAAGAAACAGGCTGAGATGGAAGATATCTGGGGCCCTGCACCCGGGGAGATCATGGTCTGGGAAAACGGGACTGGAAAATATCTCGTAATTCCGAAAATCGAATATGGCAATGTACTGCTTGCTCCCGACCCGATGTGGGGCTGGGATCAGGACGAGTCCGTGACCTACTATGACGGTTCGATCTCTCCTACTCATCAGTGCCTGGCTTTTTACAAGTACATGGGGGAGGAGTATGGGGCAGATGCTCTTTTCACGATCTTTTCAAGTATTGAGATGATGCCCGGAAAGGAATCAGGGCTTTCCGCAAAGGACTGGGGTGCGATTCTACTGCAGGACATGCCTATAGTTCATGTACTTCCAATGGATGCTGAAGGGATTTTTGATAGGCGCAGGGCAAACATGCTGGTTGTGGACTTCCTAACCCCAACCATTGTGCCTTCCGGACTTTACGGGAACCTGACACTGCTCCAGCAGGACATAAGCCTGTTCGAACAGGCATCTGATCCGGCAGTCAAGGCCGAATACAGAGAACTCATCCTTAATGCTACCCGGGAACTTTGCCTGGATACAGACTTGGAGGTGGACTTTGAAAGCATTGCCGGAAACGAAACAAAAACTGATGCCTTTATAGAGGATCTGGACGCTTATCTTGGGGAACTGAAGACTGTCTACATGCCTTACGGTTCGCATACCCTCAGTGAACCCCCGGAGGGGGAAAGCCTGGTAGCAATGGTCGAGGCAATGCTTGGAGATGATTTCAAAGCCCACGTTGAGGAGCTAAATTCTACGGAAGGGCTGGCGACAGTACTTCTCAACGAGACTATACTTTCCGGAAAGACAGCTGAGGAAGCCCAGAATCTGGTGCTGGGTATGACTTCGGAGAATGTAACGTCCGACCTCGAACTTGCCCTTGAGTATACGGAGAGAATCAATGCTTGTGCTATTGAGATCCCGCGTATTCTCGATGCTCTGGAAGGTAAATACATCCCTCCGGGACCGGCTGGAGACCCTGTAAGGAACCCGGATGCTCTTCCGACCGGAAGAAACCTCTGTACCTTTGATGACCGTTTAATTCCTACTAAAGCTGCCTGGAATGTGGGAGCCAAACTAGGAGACGAACTCCTCAAAAAGCGCCTCGTTGAAAATGGTACCTATCCTGAAAAAGTCTCTTTCCTGCTCTGGTCTATCGAGACTTCAAGGAATCAGGGGACCATGGAGTCTGAGATCTTCTACCTTCTTGGCGTGAAACCGGTATGGGACAGCAAAGGGCGGGTACAGGACGTGGAACTGATCGATTCGGATGAACTCGGAAGGCCCAGAATAGATATTCTGGTCACTACTTCCGGGTCCTACCGCGATATGTATGCAAGCCGGCTTCAGTTAACCGATAGGGCGGTAAAACTTGCAGCAAATGCTCCGGATAATGAAACCTATCCTAACTACGTGAAACAGAACTCCAGGGAGACCAAGGAAGCTTTGCTGGCTGCCGGCTATAATCAGGAAACCGCTGAGAATCTTTCCACATCTCGTATTTTCTGCCCTCCACCCGGTTCATATACTCCGGGAATCGAAAATGCCATTTCTGGAGCGGACTGGGAAAACAGGGAAGAGATCGCAGACCTCTACATCAACCGGATGGGATACATCTACGGAGAAAACATCTGGGGAGAACAGTATACGGATATCTTCCGGGAAAACCTCGCTGATGTGGAAGTCGGGGTCTTTAGCCGGACTTCTAATGTTTACGGAGTTCTTGAGCACCCGATGGTAGCAGCCTATTTCGGAGGGCTTTCCATGGCAGTGGAAAGTGTGAGAGGCAGCAGTCCCGATCTGTACATCAATAACCTGCGCAACTCCGGGCAGGAAGGGATGGAAACCCTGCAGCACTTTCTGAGCCGGGATCTTCGTTCCCGCTATATGAATCCGACCTGGGTTGAAGGCATGATGCAGGATGGATACGACGGTACTCGCTATATGAATTCCTTTGTAGAAAATATGCGGGTCTGGGAAGTTGCTACTCCCGATCTTGTTACGGAGGATATGTGGAACGAGGTCTACAAAACATATCTACAGGACCAGTATGAAATGGGGGTTACCGAGCACCTGAAAAATACGAACCCTTATGCCTATCAGTCAATTACTCTGAACCTTCTAGAATCCGTAAGGAGGGAAGACTGGAATCCTCCTGATGAAGTCCTGAAAGAACTCGCCAGGGAGTATGCGGAATCCGTGGTTAAAGATGGGGTCACCTGCTGCCATCACACCTGTGGAAACCCTTTCCTTAACAGCTATGTATCGGGTCTGGTCTCTGTCCCCGGTTTCACTGAAGCAATTGAAGAGGCTACGCAGGCATCTCTTGAGCAGGATACACTTCAAAAGCACAGCAGTAAAGGGCACCAGACGAGTGTTGCCGAAAAACTCAACCAGGCAAATTCGACATCAAGATACGTGGACAGCAATCAGACTGTTCTGAATTCGGATGCTGGATACGGCGTTAATTCTCCGGAACCTGCCCCTGAGGTCCAAAAAGCTGCAGATTCCAATTACGTTGAAGGGTATGAGATGCAGAAAGAGGCTGTTGAAAATGAGGACTCGGGAGGGATGTCTTTCTCGGGTGCGGATATTTTAGGAACTCTTTTCGTACTGGTAGCAGCCGGAGGAATTTATCTGGGTATGCGGAAGAAAAAATTGTAA
- the tsaA gene encoding tRNA (N6-threonylcarbamoyladenosine(37)-N6)-methyltransferase TrmO, translated as MNENTEKNPNKVEFTPIGHVENDYLEPGYNEEIYQKVSKIILRKNLEEGLYRVEELEKLYILFYFSKSKGYKLIHRRRYDGEMSGVFASRSPYRPNGIGLTIVELLKVEGNVLYVKGLDAIDGTPVLDIKPYFKRIEEGTN; from the coding sequence ATGAATGAAAATACGGAGAAAAATCCCAACAAGGTCGAGTTTACCCCCATAGGACACGTTGAGAATGACTACCTTGAACCGGGATATAATGAAGAAATCTACCAGAAGGTTTCAAAAATCATTCTGAGAAAAAACCTAGAAGAAGGGCTTTATAGGGTAGAAGAGCTTGAAAAACTGTATATCCTCTTTTATTTCAGCAAATCGAAAGGGTATAAACTAATCCACCGCCGCCGCTATGATGGAGAGATGTCCGGAGTTTTTGCAAGCAGAAGCCCATACCGCCCTAATGGGATAGGGCTTACCATTGTAGAGCTTTTAAAAGTAGAAGGCAACGTGCTTTACGTAAAAGGCCTTGATGCCATCGACGGGACGCCTGTGCTGGATATAAAGCCTTACTTTAAGAGAATAGAAGAAGGCACGAACTGA
- the tnpA gene encoding IS200/IS605 family transposase, translating into MYFLVNTKYETRNHSKFLLMYHVIFVCKYRKVILEPISEELKQIRIDISKESNFEILEMETDKDHIHFLIKSEPKVSVLSIVRKLKQEYTNRLWKTQKEYLKKYYWGENTLWSDGYFASTIGNVSKEAAEYYIRNQG; encoded by the coding sequence ATATACTTTTTAGTAAATACGAAGTATGAAACACGGAATCATAGCAAATTTTTGTTAATGTATCATGTTATTTTTGTTTGCAAATACCGAAAAGTCATACTTGAACCAATTAGCGAAGAACTCAAACAGATTAGGATTGACATTTCAAAAGAGTCTAACTTTGAAATCCTTGAAATGGAAACTGACAAAGACCATATTCATTTCTTGATCAAGAGTGAGCCGAAAGTTAGCGTTTTGTCAATTGTCAGAAAATTGAAACAAGAATATACTAACAGGTTATGGAAAACTCAAAAAGAATATCTGAAAAAGTATTATTGGGGTGAGAATACGTTATGGAGTGATGGTTATTTTGCGTCTACTATCGGAAATGTGAGTAAAGAGGCGGCAGAATATTACATACGGAATCAGGGTTGA